Below is a window of Roseivirga misakiensis DNA.
ATTTGCCCATTTTGATTCCAACCAGTGGATATTTCTCCATTGTTGTGCTGGTTGTTGGTCATAACGATGTGAATGAGCTCACTATCCTGATGGAACCCGTCGTAGTTCACTTCATCGTTAATCCATAGAAAAATCAGTAAGCTAGTGGTGAGACCGACCATTAACCCAAATACATTTATCAGCGTAAATTCACGCTTTTTCAAAAGGTTTCTGAAGGCTATTTTAAAGTTAGTTTTGAGCATTTTACTATTCGTTTCTCAGTGAATTAACTGGGTTTGAATTGGCTGTTTTAAATGACTGAATGGAAATGGTAATGACTGCTATACCCAATGTGATGATCATAGGAATAAGGAATAACATGACACCAATATTGATTTGATCGGCAAAATTTTCCAGCCAACTTTCCACTAAATAGTAAGCGATCGGGATAGTGAATACAAATGACAAGAGCACAAGCTTGGAGAAGCCTGAATTAAGCAAAAACACCAATTGTGACACTGAAGCGCCTAAAACTTTACGTACACCGATCTCTTTTTCACGCTGCTGAGCTGCTAAATGGGCTAAACCAAATAGACCTAGACAAGAGATGGCAATAGCTAATAAGGTAGAATAAGTAATTACTTGTTTCCATCGTTTCTCCTCCGCAAAAGTGTTTTTGTTTTCCTCTTCGATAAAAGCAAAACTCAAAGGCTGATAAGGATCTACTTTTCTCCATGCCTCCTCAACTGCTGATTTGATGTTTGACAAGTAATCAGGATTATACTTAATCGTAAGGTTTTGATAGTCATTATTTAATCCCGGCGAAAAGAATACCATCGGCATGACATTATTCTTCGCGGATGCATATTTGTAATCTGGTATAACCCCGACGATTCGGGCGCGATCGGTTCCTCCGCCATCTCCAACAATCTGGCCTATTGCTTCATTCAGGTCGACATCGATTTCTTCCAAAAACCTTTCGTTTACCAAGACATTCTGCAATGTATCTTGCGTTCTACCGTAGTCATCGCCCGTATCTTTCAACCTTCGGCCTGCTAAAAGTGGAACTTCAATCATGTCAAAATATGCGTCTTCGGCACTAGATGTTAAGGAAAAGAATTTATTACCAGCCAGGTCAAATTCAGAGCCGCTTCCATAACCCTTTGTCAATGCCATTTGCTCAATTTGAGGGTTTGACATCAATTCGTTCTTTAACAATTTGCCATTCTCGCCATTACCATTTAACGAGACTCTCACTTGATTTTTATCGTTGTAGCCTAAATCGACTGTGAGCATATGTTTGATCTGGAGATTCATGGCAATTGTTCCAACTACCAGTATACCAGCCATAGTAAATTGCAGCAGAACAAGTCCTTTGGAAACGTATCGTTTGCCTGCCAACTTGGCCTTACCATTGAGACTTGAAATGATAGGGAACCTTGAAATGGCAAATGACGGATAAGCTCCTGCCAGCAAGGCCGTAAAAATGACAAGCAAAAAGCATGAACCGATGAGTGTTGCATCACTCATTACGTTTCCAGCAAATTCTTTGTTGACCAAATTGCCAAATCCGTTCAGGAAGAATTCAGCCATAATGAGGCCCAATACAAAGGAGATAATAGACACATATACTGCTTCGCTTAAAAACTGAAAAGCGAGTTGTTTCTTTAGTGCACCGAGCACTTTTCTCACCCCGATTTCTTTGGCCCTTGGTAATGACCTAGCCACTGTGAGGTTTGCAAAATTGATACACGCCAAAACCAGTATAACAATGGCAATGAGTGACAGTATATAGGAAGAATTTGGATCGTTGGCCGCTTTTATACCAGCGGACCCACTGTTAAACTCTTTACTTAAATGAATATCAGTGAAAGGTTGGAGCCCATTGACCACACTTCTCGCAAAGGCCTCATCTTCTCCTGGGTTAAGGCGTTCGCGGACTTCTTTGATTTTTTCGGCTACGGCTACAGGGTCTGCCCCTGCTCTTAATTGTAGAATTGAAGTTGAGCCGATGCTTCCCCATGGTCGGGTAACAGGTCCTTGAAGTGCCTCATGCTTCTTCCAAGGGAATACAAACTCTAAGCGTAGCGATGAATTTGTAGGTATATCATTAATAACTGCATCAATAATGTATTTTTCTAACTGTCCTTGAAGTCTAATCGTCAATTCCTCTCCCGCGACATCTACTCGACCAAAATACTTCTCCGCGTTTTCCTTGGTGATAACTACACGATTTAGTTCTTCTAAAACGCCATCTAGCGAACCAGACAACACCTCGAAATCAAACATTTCAAAGACGCCTTGGTCACTAAAAACTACTCCAAACTGGCGAATAAAGTCTTCGCCTTTACGGACAATCGCAGCTGTGCCAGAGAACCTTGTGAAATTCTCAATCTCAGGAATCCGTTCGGCGAACTCCTTAGCTTCAATTTCACTAGTGGCTCCCATTTTCATGGTACTTCCACCAAACTCTAATTCAGAAGTGAGTCTGTATAATACATCTGATTTTGAATGATACTGATCAAATGTGACCTCATCTTTGACATACATGAGAATGAGCAAACAACAGGCGATGCCCAATGCTAATCCTGTAATGTTAATGAAAGAATAGCCTTTGTGTCTGGCAAGATTTCTAAATGCGATTTTGACGTAGTTCTTTATCATATCTTCAACTATTCGTTTCTTAATACATCCACAGGGTTCTTTTGAGCGTTTTTGTGACCATTCAATGAGAGCACAAAAACAGCTAGGAATAGCACAACAGCGCTAGAGGTAATGAAATAGGTAGTTAGACTTTCAACTCGGTAAGGGAAACCTTCCAACCAGCCAGATATCAGCTCATAG
It encodes the following:
- a CDS encoding ABC transporter permease, with amino-acid sequence MIKNYVKIAFRNLARHKGYSFINITGLALGIACCLLILMYVKDEVTFDQYHSKSDVLYRLTSELEFGGSTMKMGATSEIEAKEFAERIPEIENFTRFSGTAAIVRKGEDFIRQFGVVFSDQGVFEMFDFEVLSGSLDGVLEELNRVVITKENAEKYFGRVDVAGEELTIRLQGQLEKYIIDAVINDIPTNSSLRLEFVFPWKKHEALQGPVTRPWGSIGSTSILQLRAGADPVAVAEKIKEVRERLNPGEDEAFARSVVNGLQPFTDIHLSKEFNSGSAGIKAANDPNSSYILSLIAIVILVLACINFANLTVARSLPRAKEIGVRKVLGALKKQLAFQFLSEAVYVSIISFVLGLIMAEFFLNGFGNLVNKEFAGNVMSDATLIGSCFLLVIFTALLAGAYPSFAISRFPIISSLNGKAKLAGKRYVSKGLVLLQFTMAGILVVGTIAMNLQIKHMLTVDLGYNDKNQVRVSLNGNGENGKLLKNELMSNPQIEQMALTKGYGSGSEFDLAGNKFFSLTSSAEDAYFDMIEVPLLAGRRLKDTGDDYGRTQDTLQNVLVNERFLEEIDVDLNEAIGQIVGDGGGTDRARIVGVIPDYKYASAKNNVMPMVFFSPGLNNDYQNLTIKYNPDYLSNIKSAVEEAWRKVDPYQPLSFAFIEEENKNTFAEEKRWKQVITYSTLLAIAISCLGLFGLAHLAAQQREKEIGVRKVLGASVSQLVFLLNSGFSKLVLLSFVFTIPIAYYLVESWLENFADQINIGVMLFLIPMIITLGIAVITISIQSFKTANSNPVNSLRNE